From a region of the Gemmatimonadota bacterium genome:
- a CDS encoding M81 family metallopeptidase gives MKGIFPMRVGIISLLHESNTFISTPTTMDSFRRDGIFTGRAMYDHYSGGHHEVSGFLEGLESAGIDVLPIFHAGTTPSGRITRETCEELMQLMFDEVEGVGEVDGYLVAPHGANSGEGDEYRDMDGHWLSRLREVVGSEKPIICTIDPHANLSPRMVAACDATIAYRSNPHLDQKQRGLEAASLMVRTLKGEVKPVQAGAFPRIGINIERQSTFAPPCLPMYELADEMLKETGVLSNSVVLGFPYADVEEMGSAFVVVTDGDMDRAQVLANRLADYLFAHRAEFVGEYIAVPDAVDMAVGQEGPVCLLDMGDNVGGGSAGDGTEILHELHRRGNTTGFVCIFDPESQERARDAGVGNRVVLDIGGKTDDLHGAPLRAEVRVRSLHGGKYRESEVRHGGRTAFDMGPTAIVETDTGITISLTSRRAVPVSLGLMTSCDLDPAAFQVVVAKGVHAPVAAYQPVCTALIRVDTPGATAADMRGFEYEFRREPMYPFEEV, from the coding sequence ATGAAAGGAATATTCCCGATGCGCGTGGGCATTATTTCGCTGTTGCACGAGTCGAATACGTTTATCAGCACGCCAACGACTATGGATTCGTTTCGACGGGATGGGATTTTTACAGGTCGGGCGATGTATGATCACTATTCGGGTGGACATCACGAGGTCAGTGGATTTTTAGAAGGTTTGGAGTCGGCAGGCATAGATGTTCTGCCGATTTTTCATGCGGGTACAACGCCTTCTGGACGCATTACGAGAGAGACATGTGAAGAGTTGATGCAGTTGATGTTTGATGAGGTGGAGGGTGTGGGCGAAGTGGATGGGTATCTCGTGGCGCCTCACGGGGCAAATTCGGGAGAGGGCGATGAGTACCGCGATATGGATGGGCACTGGTTGTCGCGTTTGCGCGAGGTGGTTGGGTCTGAGAAGCCGATTATTTGCACAATTGATCCACATGCCAATTTGTCGCCGCGCATGGTTGCGGCGTGCGATGCGACGATTGCCTATCGCTCGAATCCCCATCTCGATCAGAAACAGCGGGGGTTGGAAGCTGCGTCGTTGATGGTGCGAACGCTGAAGGGGGAGGTGAAGCCTGTACAAGCGGGGGCTTTTCCTCGTATTGGGATTAATATTGAGCGTCAATCGACTTTTGCGCCGCCGTGTTTGCCGATGTATGAGTTGGCGGATGAGATGTTGAAAGAGACAGGTGTTTTGTCGAATAGTGTTGTGCTGGGTTTTCCGTATGCCGATGTAGAGGAGATGGGGTCGGCATTTGTGGTGGTGACAGATGGTGATATGGATCGGGCACAGGTGCTGGCGAATCGGTTGGCGGATTATTTGTTTGCACATCGCGCGGAGTTTGTGGGCGAGTATATCGCTGTTCCCGATGCTGTGGATATGGCGGTGGGACAAGAGGGACCTGTTTGTTTGCTCGATATGGGCGATAATGTGGGCGGGGGATCGGCGGGCGATGGTACGGAGATTTTGCACGAGTTGCACAGGCGGGGGAATACGACGGGCTTTGTGTGTATTTTTGATCCGGAATCGCAGGAGCGAGCGCGAGATGCAGGGGTTGGAAATCGCGTGGTGCTGGATATCGGTGGCAAGACGGATGATTTACACGGTGCGCCTTTGAGAGCAGAGGTGCGGGTGCGCAGTTTGCACGGGGGTAAGTACAGAGAGTCCGAGGTGCGACACGGCGGGCGAACAGCTTTTGATATGGGTCCGACGGCGATTGTGGAGACGGATACGGGTATTACAATTAGTTTGACTTCGCGGCGCGCGGTGCCCGTGAGTCTGGGGTTGATGACGAGCTGCGATCTCGATCCCGCCGCGTTTCAGGTGGTTGTGGCCAAGGGTGTGCATGCCCCTGTTGCGGCATACCAGCCGGTGTGTACGGCTTTGATTCGGGTGGATACACCCGGTGCAACAGCGGCGGATATGCGAGGGTTTGAATACGAGTTTCGCCGCGAGCCGATGTATCCCTTTGAGGAGGTGTGA
- a CDS encoding Rieske 2Fe-2S domain-containing protein — MAKHIIGTIDEIPPGERKLVILEGREIGVFNVHGEFYALRNRCPHQGGALCKGRVSGFVTAKVPGEYEYTRKGEILRCPWHGWEYDIKTGQSWVDPSSVRVRSYEVEIAQGAEIEGEGDMAGMVKGPYVAETYEVTVEETYLVVEL, encoded by the coding sequence ATGGCGAAACACATTATAGGAACTATTGATGAGATCCCTCCGGGGGAGCGGAAGCTGGTGATACTGGAAGGGCGGGAGATTGGGGTGTTTAATGTTCATGGCGAGTTTTATGCCCTGAGGAATCGATGCCCGCATCAGGGGGGTGCGCTGTGCAAGGGACGGGTGTCGGGCTTTGTGACGGCAAAGGTGCCGGGGGAATACGAGTACACGCGCAAGGGGGAAATTTTGCGGTGTCCATGGCACGGATGGGAATACGATATTAAGACGGGGCAGTCATGGGTCGATCCTTCCAGTGTGCGCGTGCGCAGCTATGAAGTGGAAATTGCACAGGGCGCGGAGATCGAGGGCGAGGGAGATATGGCGGGAATGGTGAAGGGTCCCTATGTGGCGGAGACTTATGAGGTGACGGTGGAGGAGACGTATTTGGTTGTGGAATTATGA
- a CDS encoding amidohydrolase family protein: MADTLMNEVKIERRKKTAVIDCDVHVTMKSGDMWFQYLAEEWHEYHRTIGGRGRIGSGYPRAVPNAARHDAWPPSGPPGSDLDFLRAQLLDEWDMDYGILTPLIGVGGQQNLRYAEAMGQAVNDWQADAWLGREPRLRGSVIAPYEDGELAAAEIDRMGDHPGFVQVLLVVRTMEPLGSRKYWKVYEAAVRNGFPIAIHFGGTGAGPITGAGKPSHYIEDHGGMPTAFQAQVTSLVYEGVFEAFPDLKVVLIEGGFAWMPALMWRLDSCYQKLKVELPHLKRLPSEYVRDHFWISTQPMEEPPQREYFFQMMDHMDMNDKLMFATDYPHWDFDAPDVALPSGMDKDVRRNILAENARALYRLA, translated from the coding sequence ATGGCTGATACGCTAATGAATGAGGTAAAGATAGAAAGGCGAAAGAAGACAGCCGTGATTGATTGCGATGTTCACGTGACTATGAAGTCGGGCGATATGTGGTTTCAATATCTGGCGGAGGAATGGCACGAGTATCACCGGACTATCGGTGGTCGCGGGCGCATCGGGTCGGGGTATCCCCGCGCGGTGCCAAATGCCGCGCGTCACGATGCATGGCCGCCTTCGGGACCGCCGGGATCCGATTTGGATTTTTTGCGTGCGCAATTGCTGGACGAGTGGGATATGGATTACGGTATTTTAACGCCTTTGATCGGCGTGGGTGGGCAGCAAAATTTGCGTTATGCAGAGGCGATGGGGCAGGCTGTGAACGATTGGCAAGCCGATGCGTGGCTCGGGCGCGAACCCCGGTTGCGCGGGTCTGTGATTGCGCCTTATGAAGATGGCGAGTTGGCCGCGGCAGAGATTGACCGCATGGGCGATCATCCGGGATTTGTGCAGGTGCTTCTCGTCGTGCGGACTATGGAGCCTCTGGGCAGTCGCAAGTACTGGAAGGTGTATGAGGCTGCGGTGAGAAATGGGTTTCCGATAGCGATTCATTTTGGCGGTACAGGCGCGGGTCCGATTACGGGCGCGGGCAAGCCTTCGCATTATATTGAGGATCACGGTGGTATGCCCACGGCATTTCAGGCGCAGGTGACGAGTCTGGTGTATGAGGGGGTGTTTGAAGCGTTTCCGGATTTGAAAGTGGTTTTGATTGAGGGGGGATTTGCGTGGATGCCCGCATTGATGTGGCGGCTGGATAGTTGTTATCAGAAGTTGAAGGTGGAGTTGCCGCATTTGAAGCGGTTGCCGTCGGAGTATGTTCGCGATCATTTCTGGATCAGTACGCAGCCTATGGAAGAACCCCCACAACGCGAGTACTTTTTTCAGATGATGGATCATATGGATATGAACGATAAGTTGATGTTTGCCACGGATTATCCCCACTGGGATTTTGACGCGCCCGATGTGGCACTGCCTTCGGGTATGGATAAGGATGTGCGGCGCAATATTTTAGCTGAAAATGCGCGGGCGTTGTATCGGTTAGCGTGA